A section of the Prochlorococcus marinus XMU1402 genome encodes:
- the hisF gene encoding imidazole glycerol phosphate synthase subunit HisF: MVALRLIPCLDVAHGRVVKGVNFVNLRDSGDPVELACRYSDEGADELVFLDIRASVENRSTLVDLVSRTAKSVKIPFTVGGGIDSVSSINDLLRAGADKVSLNSSAVRNPDLISKSSREFGNQCIVIAIDAKRKVNKTDEWEVYVKGGRENTGIDVLSWAKKVKELGAGEILLTSMDGDGTQNGYDLHLTESVTNIVNIPVIASGGAGCLEDIYDVFQEGRASAALLASLLHDKKLSLREIKTFLLEKKLPIRPYE; this comes from the coding sequence ATGGTAGCTCTTCGTTTAATTCCTTGTTTAGATGTCGCCCATGGCAGAGTGGTTAAAGGTGTAAATTTTGTCAACTTGAGAGACTCAGGCGATCCTGTTGAATTGGCTTGTAGGTATTCTGATGAGGGCGCAGATGAATTAGTATTCTTAGATATTAGAGCTAGTGTAGAAAATAGAAGTACATTAGTTGACCTTGTCTCTAGGACTGCAAAATCAGTAAAAATCCCATTTACAGTAGGTGGAGGAATAGATTCTGTTTCTTCAATTAATGATCTTTTAAGAGCTGGAGCGGACAAAGTGAGTTTGAATTCTTCTGCTGTTAGAAATCCTGATTTAATTTCTAAAAGTTCTAGAGAATTTGGTAATCAATGTATCGTGATAGCAATTGATGCTAAAAGAAAAGTTAATAAGACTGATGAATGGGAGGTATATGTAAAAGGAGGGAGAGAAAATACTGGAATAGATGTATTAAGTTGGGCAAAGAAGGTTAAGGAGTTAGGCGCAGGGGAAATTTTGCTTACTTCAATGGATGGTGATGGCACGCAGAATGGATATGATTTACATCTGACTGAATCTGTTACCAATATTGTTAACATCCCAGTGATTGCTTCTGGAGGAGCGGGTTGTTTAGAAGATATCTATGATGTTTTTCAAGAAGGAAGGGCATCAGCAGCACTTCTAGCATCATTACTTCATGATAAGAAACTTTCTTTAAGAGAAATAAAGACTTTCCTCCTCGAAAAAAAACTTCCAATTAGACCATATGAATAA
- the topA gene encoding type I DNA topoisomerase: MDHTLVIVESPTKAKTIRKFLPSNYEVLASMGHVRDLPKGAAEIPAAVKKEKWSRIGVNTKEDFEPLYIVPKDKKKVVKELKDALKGATQLLLATDEDREGESISWHLMQILKPKIPTKRMVFHEITKKAINKALDQTREIDMELVQAQETRRILDRLFGYELSPLLWKKVAPRLSAGRVQSVSVRLLVRRERERRSFKKASYWGIKASLVKDNITFETKLFSLNGQRISNGSDFDEQTGKLKQGNKSLIIGEEKVNDLLKTFSCEDWVVSKIEKKPSTRKPVPPFTTSTLQQEANRKLRLSARETMRCAQGLYERGFITYMRTDSVHLSEQATRAARECVSSKYGEEYLSNSPRQFNSTARNAQEAHEAIRPAGEVFKTPNETNLTGRDLSLYDLIWKRTVASQMAEARLTMINAEISVGDGLFKSSGKSIDFAGFFRAYVEGSDDPSSSLEQQEIILPNLTTGTSLEVTNKESTFHETKPPARYTEAALVKVLEKEGIGRPSTYASIIGTIVDRGYANISSNTLAPTFTAFAVTALLEEHFPDLVDTTFTAKMESSLDEISSGNLEWLPYLETFYKGKNGLEVKVQKTEGDIDGKAYRQVDFEDLPCVVRIGSNGPWLEGIKIDESGNEIQAKGNLPMDITPGDLDLKQVDQILNGPSDLGTDPKTGEKVFLRFGPYGPYVQLGNNDQDKAKPRRASLPKELKTDDLTLDEALLLLSLPRLLGVHPEGGIVEADRGRFGPYIKWIKNESESENRSLKKEDDVFTVDIKRALEILAMPKMGRGGQEVLKDFGILKEFKEKIQILNGRYGIYLKCGKTNVSIAKDTNLEQFSIDDAVSLLEEKLKDKKGSILKKTKINNKKTTRKKKS, encoded by the coding sequence TTGGATCACACACTTGTTATTGTTGAAAGTCCCACGAAAGCAAAAACTATAAGAAAGTTTTTGCCTTCTAATTATGAAGTTCTTGCTTCAATGGGGCACGTAAGAGATCTTCCAAAAGGAGCTGCTGAAATACCTGCTGCAGTTAAAAAGGAAAAATGGTCAAGAATTGGAGTTAATACAAAAGAAGATTTTGAACCACTTTATATTGTTCCAAAAGATAAGAAAAAGGTTGTTAAAGAGCTGAAAGATGCATTAAAAGGTGCGACCCAACTATTACTGGCAACTGATGAAGATAGAGAGGGAGAAAGTATTAGCTGGCATCTTATGCAAATACTTAAACCTAAAATACCAACTAAGAGAATGGTTTTTCATGAAATTACAAAAAAGGCAATTAATAAAGCCTTAGATCAAACAAGAGAAATCGATATGGAACTTGTTCAGGCTCAAGAAACAAGAAGAATATTGGACAGGCTTTTTGGATATGAATTATCTCCGTTACTTTGGAAGAAAGTAGCCCCCCGACTATCTGCTGGCCGTGTTCAATCAGTTTCTGTAAGACTTCTTGTTAGAAGAGAGAGAGAGAGAAGATCCTTTAAAAAAGCTAGTTATTGGGGAATTAAAGCTTCCTTAGTAAAAGATAATATCACTTTCGAAACTAAATTATTCAGTTTAAACGGGCAGAGAATTTCTAATGGGTCCGATTTCGATGAACAGACCGGTAAATTAAAACAAGGAAATAAATCTTTAATAATAGGAGAAGAAAAGGTAAATGATTTATTGAAGACTTTTTCCTGTGAGGACTGGGTTGTCTCAAAAATCGAAAAAAAACCATCCACTCGTAAGCCAGTTCCTCCATTTACAACTAGTACATTGCAACAAGAAGCAAACAGAAAGCTTCGTTTGTCTGCAAGAGAAACTATGAGATGTGCGCAAGGGCTATATGAGAGAGGTTTTATAACTTATATGAGGACTGATTCAGTTCATCTTTCTGAACAAGCCACAAGAGCTGCTAGAGAATGCGTGAGTTCCAAGTATGGAGAAGAATATTTATCTAACTCACCAAGACAATTTAATTCAACTGCAAGAAATGCTCAAGAAGCACACGAAGCTATAAGACCAGCAGGTGAGGTATTTAAAACACCAAACGAAACCAACCTAACTGGTAGAGACTTATCTCTTTACGATTTAATTTGGAAAAGAACTGTAGCTAGTCAAATGGCTGAAGCTAGGCTAACAATGATTAATGCTGAAATTAGTGTTGGTGATGGATTGTTTAAATCGAGCGGCAAAAGTATTGATTTCGCTGGATTCTTCAGAGCTTATGTTGAGGGAAGTGATGACCCAAGTTCTTCCCTTGAACAACAAGAAATTATTCTCCCAAACTTAACGACTGGAACATCTCTTGAAGTTACTAACAAGGAATCTACTTTCCATGAAACTAAACCACCTGCAAGATATACAGAGGCTGCATTAGTTAAAGTTCTCGAAAAAGAAGGTATTGGAAGACCTTCTACCTATGCAAGCATTATTGGAACAATTGTGGATAGAGGTTATGCAAATATATCTTCCAATACTTTGGCTCCAACGTTTACAGCTTTTGCTGTAACAGCTTTATTAGAAGAACATTTTCCTGATCTAGTTGATACTACTTTTACTGCAAAAATGGAATCTTCATTGGATGAAATATCTTCAGGGAATCTTGAATGGTTACCATACCTTGAGACTTTCTATAAAGGAAAAAATGGTTTGGAGGTGAAAGTTCAGAAAACAGAGGGTGATATTGATGGTAAGGCTTATAGACAAGTTGATTTCGAAGACCTTCCTTGCGTAGTCAGAATAGGCTCTAACGGACCTTGGTTAGAGGGTATAAAGATTGATGAATCTGGTAATGAAATTCAGGCGAAAGGTAATCTTCCAATGGATATTACTCCTGGTGATTTAGACTTAAAGCAAGTTGATCAAATTTTAAATGGCCCATCAGATCTTGGAACTGATCCAAAAACTGGGGAAAAAGTCTTTTTAAGATTTGGCCCTTATGGACCTTATGTTCAATTGGGAAATAATGATCAAGATAAAGCTAAACCAAGAAGAGCTTCATTACCTAAAGAGTTGAAAACTGATGATCTAACTCTAGATGAGGCTTTGCTACTTTTAAGTTTGCCTAGATTGTTAGGAGTTCATCCTGAAGGAGGTATTGTCGAGGCTGATAGAGGAAGATTTGGCCCTTATATTAAATGGATTAAAAATGAAAGTGAATCTGAAAACAGATCATTAAAGAAAGAGGATGATGTTTTTACAGTTGATATAAAACGAGCATTAGAAATTCTCGCTATGCCAAAAATGGGTAGAGGTGGTCAAGAGGTACTTAAAGACTTCGGAATACTGAAAGAATTTAAAGAAAAAATTCAAATATTAAATGGAAGATATGGGATTTATTTAAAATGTGGCAAAACTAATGTTTCTATTGCTAAAGATACTAATTTAGAACAATTTTCCATAGATGATGCTGTATCTCTTCTAGAAGAAAAACTAAAAGATAAAAAAGGATCTATTTTAAAAAAAACTAAAATAAATAATAAAAAAACTACAAGGAAAAAGAAAAGTTAA
- a CDS encoding biotin--[acetyl-CoA-carboxylase] ligase has protein sequence MKVIGPAAKTVFYLKKIQGQYPTWTLHYKIKCESTENELTNLLGYSEIKKNQPVAIIAREQFSGVGQNSKTWVSPKGGIWLSAAYPIFSKKFECQIFNLSLGIKLCEMLRRENINVCLKWPNDIFFGSKKLIGFLPRVITRGKQIIYVRLGLGMNFLNYTPLEGISLSKVLQTKNINQHYWTAKVLKAFYDSIECNNKKEYVIKSANKFLTKSFLPSGYCPDSWKIKDIDLNGNLRIENETKLKVIRRF, from the coding sequence GTGAAAGTTATTGGACCTGCAGCTAAGACAGTTTTTTATTTAAAAAAAATTCAGGGTCAATATCCAACCTGGACACTTCATTACAAAATAAAATGTGAAAGCACCGAAAATGAGCTAACAAACTTGCTCGGATATTCTGAAATAAAGAAAAACCAGCCAGTAGCGATAATCGCAAGGGAACAGTTCTCAGGGGTTGGCCAAAATTCAAAAACTTGGGTTTCTCCAAAAGGAGGAATTTGGTTAAGTGCAGCTTACCCAATATTTTCAAAAAAATTTGAATGTCAAATATTTAATTTGTCTTTAGGTATTAAGTTATGTGAAATGCTTAGACGAGAAAATATAAATGTTTGTTTGAAATGGCCAAATGATATTTTCTTTGGTTCAAAAAAGTTGATTGGATTTTTACCAAGGGTGATAACAAGAGGTAAACAAATTATCTATGTAAGATTAGGACTTGGCATGAATTTTTTAAATTACACTCCATTAGAAGGTATTTCATTATCAAAAGTACTTCAAACTAAGAATATTAATCAACATTATTGGACAGCCAAAGTTCTTAAAGCTTTTTATGATTCAATTGAATGCAACAATAAAAAAGAATATGTGATTAAATCTGCAAATAAGTTTCTTACTAAAAGTTTTTTACCTAGTGGTTATTGTCCTGACTCATGGAAAATTAAAGATATTGATTTGAATGGGAATTTAAGAATTGAAAATGAAACTAAACTGAAGGTAATAAGAAGGTTTTGA
- a CDS encoding DUF721 domain-containing protein, which yields MNRRNPHPLKNCLDNFKKSCGDLDKLSKINENWKNLIGLELFQECKPLNIEKKILTIAVNHPQWRQALIYNKHKLKERIEKIGITLDEIKIIQNYEIKNKNIKATNAKIVWAKHPSRINQNNMCICTVCNAPTPEGEIKRWGKCSFCWRKIKN from the coding sequence GTGAATAGAAGGAATCCACATCCATTAAAAAATTGTCTTGATAATTTCAAAAAATCCTGCGGAGACTTAGATAAACTCTCTAAAATCAATGAAAACTGGAAGAACTTAATCGGCTTAGAACTATTTCAAGAATGCAAACCGTTAAATATTGAAAAAAAAATACTTACTATTGCAGTTAATCATCCACAGTGGCGCCAAGCTTTAATCTATAACAAGCATAAATTAAAAGAGAGAATCGAGAAAATTGGAATAACTTTGGATGAAATAAAAATAATACAAAATTATGAAATTAAAAATAAAAATATCAAAGCTACTAATGCAAAGATAGTTTGGGCAAAGCATCCAAGCAGAATAAATCAAAATAATATGTGCATTTGTACTGTTTGTAATGCCCCTACTCCAGAGGGCGAAATCAAAAGATGGGGAAAGTGTTCTTTTTGTTGGAGAAAAATAAAAAACTAA
- a CDS encoding ABC transporter ATP-binding protein, with protein sequence MSKKVASLENISKTYGKEDLTVKALDSINLEIYKGDYLAVMGASGSGKSTAMNIIGCLDRPSEGVYILNGIPVENLCDDELAEIRNQKLGFVFQQFHLLSDATALENVILPMIYAGIEPEQRLERGKNALKKVGLSERMNNRPNQLSGGQQQRVAIARAIINNPAILLADEPTGALDSKTTEDVLDLFDKLHESGITIVLVTHEDEVANRAKKIAKFKDGRIVELKVN encoded by the coding sequence ATGTCTAAGAAAGTCGCAAGTTTAGAAAATATATCTAAAACATATGGGAAAGAAGATCTAACTGTTAAAGCCTTAGACAGCATAAACTTAGAAATTTATAAAGGTGATTATTTAGCTGTAATGGGAGCTAGTGGCTCAGGCAAAAGTACCGCTATGAATATTATTGGATGTCTAGATAGACCATCTGAAGGTGTTTATATATTAAATGGTATACCTGTTGAAAATTTATGTGATGATGAGCTGGCGGAAATTCGTAATCAAAAATTAGGCTTCGTTTTTCAACAATTTCATCTTCTTTCAGATGCAACTGCACTTGAAAACGTAATTTTGCCGATGATTTATGCTGGAATTGAGCCTGAGCAAAGATTAGAACGAGGTAAGAATGCGTTAAAAAAAGTTGGCCTCTCAGAAAGGATGAATAATCGCCCAAACCAATTATCCGGAGGTCAGCAACAACGAGTTGCTATTGCGAGGGCTATTATCAATAATCCTGCAATATTACTGGCAGACGAACCTACTGGCGCATTAGATTCAAAAACAACTGAAGATGTATTAGATCTTTTTGACAAACTTCATGAGTCTGGAATAACTATAGTTTTAGTTACGCATGAAGATGAAGTTGCAAATCGCGCAAAAAAAATAGCCAAATTTAAGGATGGAAGAATAGTTGAATTAAAAGTTAATTAA
- a CDS encoding NAD(P)H-quinone oxidoreductase subunit N has protein sequence MPNEIFTINLNAQAIIPEAFILLGIVGTLLVDLAGEKTASKWAPILCYLSIGSSLFSLALQWSNPVEEAFLGSFNSDNLSIAFRAIIALSTLISLLISWRYTEQSGSPIGEFAAIVLSATLGAMLLCGSTDLISVFISLETLSVASYLLSGYLKRDPRSSEAALKYLLVGSAAAAVYLYGSSFLYGLSGSTNLAIIGLEIINKPSFITSLALVFVLSTVAFKIAAVPFHQWTPDVYEGSPTPVVAFLSVGSKTAGFAFAIRILSTTFSSFDEEWKLLFTILAILSMALGNVVALAQTSMKRMLAYSSIGQAGFVMIGIVSGTQDGLSAAVLYLAAYLFMNLGAFSCVILFSLRTGSDRILDYSGLYQKDPLITLGLSLCLLSLGGLPPMLGFFGKIYLFFAGWANHQYLLVIVGLVTSVISIYYYISVIKMMVVKEPQEASEIVKSYPEINWGIVGLPPLRIALYTCVAVTALGGILSNPLFKLANTAVSETPFLQDIIATANNIS, from the coding sequence GTGCCCAACGAAATCTTTACAATTAATTTAAATGCTCAAGCCATTATTCCTGAGGCTTTTATTTTATTAGGTATTGTTGGGACACTCCTTGTAGATTTAGCTGGAGAAAAAACTGCATCAAAATGGGCACCAATTCTTTGCTATTTATCAATTGGCAGCTCTCTATTTAGTTTGGCCTTGCAATGGAGCAATCCAGTAGAGGAAGCATTTCTTGGATCTTTTAATTCAGATAATTTGTCAATAGCATTTAGAGCAATAATTGCTTTATCAACTTTAATTTCTTTGCTTATAAGTTGGCGCTATACAGAACAAAGTGGTAGCCCTATTGGAGAATTCGCAGCAATAGTTCTTTCAGCAACTCTTGGAGCAATGCTTTTGTGTGGATCTACTGACCTTATTAGTGTATTCATATCTCTTGAGACTTTATCAGTTGCGAGCTATCTACTCTCTGGTTACCTAAAAAGAGATCCGCGAAGTTCAGAAGCGGCCTTAAAATACTTGCTTGTTGGATCAGCTGCCGCTGCAGTTTATTTGTATGGCTCTTCCTTTCTTTATGGATTAAGTGGTTCAACAAACTTAGCAATTATTGGTTTAGAGATTATAAACAAACCCTCCTTCATTACTTCTCTAGCTCTCGTATTTGTCTTATCAACTGTTGCTTTTAAAATCGCTGCAGTTCCCTTTCATCAATGGACTCCTGATGTTTATGAAGGATCACCTACACCTGTAGTTGCTTTTTTATCCGTCGGTTCAAAGACAGCAGGTTTTGCATTTGCAATAAGAATATTAAGCACTACTTTCTCTTCATTCGATGAAGAATGGAAACTATTATTCACTATTTTGGCGATCTTGAGCATGGCTCTAGGAAATGTTGTAGCGCTAGCTCAAACCTCAATGAAAAGGATGTTAGCTTACAGTTCTATTGGACAAGCAGGATTTGTAATGATAGGAATAGTATCTGGTACACAAGATGGTTTATCAGCTGCTGTTTTATATTTGGCTGCATATTTATTTATGAATTTGGGAGCATTTTCATGTGTAATACTTTTCTCACTAAGAACTGGCTCTGACAGAATTCTTGATTACTCTGGTCTTTACCAAAAAGATCCTCTCATTACATTAGGTTTAAGCCTTTGTCTCCTATCTCTTGGAGGTTTACCTCCAATGTTAGGATTTTTTGGAAAGATCTATTTGTTCTTTGCAGGTTGGGCAAATCATCAATACCTATTAGTAATCGTTGGATTAGTTACTTCAGTTATATCTATTTATTACTACATTTCAGTTATAAAAATGATGGTAGTTAAAGAACCACAGGAAGCTTCTGAAATCGTCAAATCATATCCTGAAATTAACTGGGGAATTGTAGGATTGCCTCCCTTAAGAATTGCACTTTATACTTGCGTGGCAGTAACTGCTCTAGGAGGAATCCTTTCTAATCCTCTTTTTAAATTAGCTAATACCGCAGTTTCAGAAACTCCTTTCTTACAAGATATTATTGCCACTGCAAACAATATTTCATAG
- the petP gene encoding cytochrome b6f subunit PetP, which translates to MAETKLLPKIGSKIKININKVKDRLPAKLIDQISSNPKAVITGYKMTDGRSIGITAKFQNGEQNWFFPEEIEKG; encoded by the coding sequence ATGGCTGAAACAAAATTATTACCCAAAATCGGTAGTAAAATCAAAATTAACATTAACAAAGTAAAAGATAGACTACCAGCTAAATTAATCGATCAAATATCCTCGAATCCTAAAGCCGTAATAACAGGCTATAAGATGACTGACGGCAGAAGTATTGGAATTACCGCAAAATTTCAGAATGGTGAGCAAAATTGGTTTTTCCCAGAAGAAATTGAGAAAGGTTAA
- the ubiE gene encoding bifunctional demethylmenaquinone methyltransferase/2-methoxy-6-polyprenyl-1,4-benzoquinol methylase UbiE: MKFTKTIEVKNIFNKISYKYDFLNNLLSFGLHRLWKRKLVNLLEPLNGEDWADLCCGTGDLAFLISERVSPRGSITGIDSAKDILNIAKKKSELKKNKFIKWEIKDVLEINDYSKNFDGICMSYGLRNLNNVEEGIKKVFDLLKDKGRAGFLDFNHSTRNSLSNIFQKIYLRLIVVSISRLFNLGPEYAYIEKSISNFPKKNELINIAKQVGFKKAEYRTIWGGQMGILILTK, translated from the coding sequence ATGAAATTCACAAAAACTATCGAAGTCAAAAATATATTTAATAAAATTTCTTATAAATATGATTTTTTAAATAATCTATTAAGTTTTGGACTGCACAGATTATGGAAAAGGAAATTAGTTAATTTATTGGAACCTTTAAATGGAGAAGATTGGGCTGATTTATGCTGTGGAACTGGAGATTTAGCATTCTTAATTTCTGAGAGAGTTAGTCCAAGGGGTTCAATTACTGGGATTGACAGTGCAAAGGATATCTTAAATATTGCAAAAAAAAAATCAGAGCTTAAAAAAAATAAATTTATTAAGTGGGAAATTAAAGATGTATTAGAAATTAATGATTATTCAAAAAATTTTGATGGGATTTGCATGTCATATGGACTTAGAAACTTGAATAATGTTGAAGAAGGAATAAAAAAAGTTTTTGATCTTTTGAAGGATAAAGGAAGGGCAGGATTTTTGGATTTTAATCACTCAACAAGAAATTCTTTATCCAATATTTTTCAGAAAATTTATTTGAGATTAATTGTAGTAAGCATTTCGCGGCTTTTTAATTTAGGTCCAGAGTACGCATATATTGAAAAAAGTATTAGTAATTTTCCAAAGAAAAATGAGCTTATAAATATTGCTAAGCAAGTTGGATTTAAAAAAGCTGAATATAGGACTATTTGGGGGGGGCAAATGGGAATACTAATATTAACCAAATAA
- a CDS encoding nicotinate-nucleotide--dimethylbenzimidazole phosphoribosyltransferase gives MNSIELGINFFGNESNKKSKLNRIEILKNNINNFKIFLVIAGTNTSQIPGISAAGINAKSRKITALADAEFMLKGASKDHKYKLPLLNAGVTPALISHVCSKLINVFPVIVPIGIGVKPYFNHLVVEDKDLGPSNCLSTGKSMPKERVINLYERGLAIGKSSRQPILISESVPGGTTTAQAVMEAFGLKVSNLVGSSLFKAPRELKSKVVQKGLLNANFKTDFDSFDVVASVGDPFQAFSMGLLIGARIAKQPVILSGGSQMLAVILLALEFLDSKNKDNFFQDVFIATTSWLVKDNSLNVLLNLINEKYHVNLLGLASPLNFKSSINQELRDYEIGHVKEGVGAGGISILAFLNGFKNHEIISLCQQNLEMMKGLGQISLEKDC, from the coding sequence ATGAATAGCATAGAATTAGGAATTAATTTTTTTGGTAATGAATCCAATAAAAAAAGTAAACTTAATAGGATAGAAATACTGAAAAATAATATAAATAATTTCAAAATATTCCTTGTTATTGCAGGTACTAATACATCGCAAATTCCTGGAATTTCTGCTGCAGGTATTAATGCAAAGTCAAGGAAAATAACTGCGCTCGCTGATGCCGAATTTATGCTTAAGGGTGCTTCAAAAGATCATAAATATAAATTGCCCCTCCTCAATGCAGGTGTAACTCCGGCCCTGATAAGTCACGTTTGTTCAAAGCTTATAAATGTTTTTCCAGTTATTGTTCCTATAGGAATAGGAGTAAAGCCTTACTTTAATCATTTGGTTGTAGAAGATAAGGATTTGGGACCATCAAATTGTCTTAGTACTGGTAAATCTATGCCCAAAGAGAGAGTTATAAATCTCTATGAAAGAGGTCTTGCGATAGGAAAATCATCAAGACAACCAATCTTGATTTCTGAATCTGTACCGGGAGGCACGACAACCGCTCAAGCCGTAATGGAAGCTTTTGGTTTGAAAGTGTCTAATTTAGTCGGGAGTAGTTTATTTAAAGCACCAAGAGAGTTGAAAAGCAAAGTAGTTCAAAAAGGACTTTTAAATGCAAATTTTAAAACTGATTTTGACTCTTTTGATGTTGTCGCATCAGTGGGAGATCCTTTCCAAGCTTTTTCAATGGGTTTACTAATTGGAGCAAGGATAGCAAAGCAACCTGTTATATTGTCAGGGGGGAGTCAAATGTTGGCTGTCATTTTGCTTGCATTAGAATTTTTAGATTCAAAAAATAAAGATAACTTTTTCCAAGATGTTTTTATTGCTACTACTAGTTGGCTTGTAAAAGATAATTCTTTAAATGTTTTATTAAATTTAATAAATGAGAAATATCATGTAAATTTATTAGGTTTAGCGAGCCCTTTAAATTTTAAATCTTCAATAAATCAAGAATTGAGGGATTATGAAATTGGTCATGTAAAAGAAGGTGTAGGTGCTGGCGGAATATCAATACTTGCTTTTTTGAATGGGTTTAAAAATCATGAAATAATTTCATTGTGTCAACAAAATCTGGAAATGATGAAAGGTCTAGGTCAAATTTCTTTAGAGAAGGATTGCTAA
- a CDS encoding DUF2232 domain-containing protein → MKITTKNEALNIVETSYLASLSSLLWVALYYLPIGGALLRLILPLPMILLHLRRGTKTALEGLIIQFLLLFIIMGPVRGTLFLFPYGILACWLGWCWFKKKSWRISLTIGVIIGTIGFFIRVIALSTLVGDNLWVVITRASYGLIEKFIGLLNLPFSPSILSIQLVSILLIIFQELVYVLTVHVVAYSLFPRFKLNIPDPPRLLNSLVDFNN, encoded by the coding sequence ATGAAAATAACAACAAAAAATGAAGCATTAAATATTGTAGAGACCTCTTATTTAGCATCTCTTTCATCTTTATTATGGGTTGCCCTATATTATTTGCCGATTGGGGGAGCTTTATTAAGATTGATCTTACCCCTGCCAATGATACTTTTGCACTTGAGAAGAGGAACTAAAACTGCATTAGAAGGGCTCATAATACAATTTCTACTTTTATTCATAATTATGGGTCCTGTTAGAGGAACCTTGTTTTTATTTCCTTATGGGATCTTGGCTTGTTGGTTGGGATGGTGTTGGTTTAAAAAAAAGAGTTGGAGAATAAGTTTAACCATAGGAGTCATTATTGGAACCATCGGTTTCTTCATTCGGGTAATAGCTTTATCTACTTTGGTTGGAGATAATCTCTGGGTTGTAATTACTAGAGCAAGTTATGGGCTAATAGAAAAGTTTATTGGTTTATTAAATTTACCTTTTTCTCCATCAATTTTAAGTATTCAATTAGTTTCTATTTTATTAATAATTTTTCAAGAACTAGTTTATGTTTTAACGGTACATGTAGTTGCCTATTCTCTTTTTCCAAGATTTAAATTAAATATCCCAGATCCTCCACGATTATTAAATAGCTTAGTTGATTTCAACAATTGA